One genomic segment of Ignavibacteriota bacterium includes these proteins:
- a CDS encoding DUF2817 domain-containing protein — translation MKLHIGIIFLIASTIIFSQEILTPLEKAKFEKFTSYSELVDFIREVDNSSDLVEAKIIGQSVEKRDLYCLFFSKDKFGVDKSKLKVMFFAQQHGNEQSGKEGSLLLIKELLKPENNFLFERIDLALIPQVNPDGSEQNKRRNGNNADLNRNHLILTEPETFALHNLFNEYLFDATLDVHEYYPFVEAGDDFGYRRNIDEQYGSNTNINISKEIRYMSNNSFIPFIKNYLNERNFSFNIYSPGGPPEKDYIRYSTFDINDGRQSFGIQNTFSFILEGINGIDYTVSNIQRRSEGQMQGMLGLLKYLYNNNSQVIELVKNERLKLLNPKEDEKIAIQLDHFNNGSKLELHLLSLKTNTDTTFYVNNFKPEVRSIYEIEKPQGYLIHKDSVELVAWLNRHKITHKIYEIMNDDLIEEYLIQDIDSIDFEGDIIVNPIVDGGFISRKIVQENYYFIPTNQLLGNLIVTALEPKSMLGLVTYKKFEHLLKRKNTFPILRVIRKTKNNCTNLNHNE, via the coding sequence ATGAAATTACATATTGGAATAATTTTTTTAATTGCTTCAACAATTATATTTTCTCAAGAAATCTTAACGCCATTGGAAAAAGCAAAGTTTGAAAAATTTACAAGTTATTCTGAACTTGTTGATTTTATTAGAGAAGTTGACAATTCAAGTGATTTGGTTGAAGCAAAAATAATTGGTCAATCGGTTGAAAAACGCGACTTATATTGTTTGTTTTTTTCCAAAGACAAATTTGGCGTGGACAAATCAAAACTTAAAGTCATGTTCTTTGCTCAACAACATGGCAATGAACAATCCGGTAAGGAAGGTTCTTTATTACTAATTAAGGAATTATTAAAACCGGAAAATAATTTTCTTTTTGAAAGAATTGATTTAGCGCTTATTCCGCAAGTAAATCCCGATGGTTCTGAACAAAATAAAAGGCGAAATGGAAACAATGCTGATCTTAATAGAAATCATTTAATTCTAACAGAACCGGAAACTTTTGCATTACACAATTTATTCAATGAATATTTATTTGATGCTACGCTTGATGTTCACGAATATTATCCGTTTGTTGAAGCTGGGGATGATTTTGGTTACAGAAGAAATATTGATGAACAATATGGAAGCAATACGAATATTAATATTTCTAAAGAAATTAGATATATGTCAAATAATTCTTTTATTCCATTTATTAAAAATTATTTAAATGAAAGGAATTTTTCATTTAACATTTATTCTCCCGGCGGACCTCCGGAAAAAGATTATATTCGTTATAGTACTTTCGATATTAACGATGGTCGTCAATCATTTGGAATTCAAAATACATTTTCATTTATTCTTGAAGGAATAAACGGAATTGATTATACGGTTAGTAATATTCAGAGAAGATCAGAAGGACAAATGCAAGGCATGTTAGGCTTGCTTAAATATTTATATAATAATAATTCGCAAGTAATTGAATTAGTAAAAAATGAAAGATTGAAATTACTTAATCCAAAAGAAGATGAAAAAATTGCAATTCAGTTAGATCATTTTAATAATGGAAGTAAACTGGAACTTCATTTGCTTTCGCTTAAGACAAATACTGATACAACTTTTTATGTAAATAATTTTAAGCCCGAAGTTAGATCAATTTATGAAATTGAAAAACCACAAGGTTATTTAATACATAAAGATTCCGTTGAATTAGTTGCTTGGTTAAATCGGCATAAAATAACTCATAAAATTTATGAAATAATGAATGATGATTTAATTGAAGAATATTTAATTCAAGATATTGATTCTATTGACTTTGAAGGAGATATAATTGTAAATCCAATTGTTGATGGAGGTTTTATAAGCAGAAAAATTGTACAGGAAAATTATTATTTTATTCCTACAAATCAATTGCTTGGTAATTTGATAGTTACTGCATTGGAACCGAAATCAATGCTGGGATTAGTTACTTATAAGAAATTTGAACATTTGTTGAAAAGGAAAAACACTTTTCCTATTTTACGAGTAATTAGAAAAACTAAAAATAATTGTACAAATTTAAATCACAATGAATAA
- a CDS encoding Type 1 glutamine amidotransferase-like domain-containing protein, which yields MSTNIFKTILIFFIFYNSIYSQGYICAIGGGSEDYNDWSDKPYSWIVEKSNFGKVLVLSVNSETNWIPNYFISFGADTSYNLMINSKSKANLQSNYDEIISAKAIFIKGGDQWDYVRFWKGTKVDSAINYVFQNGGVIAGTSAGAAVLGESDFSAKNGTVYSDEALQDPFNNYMQFEASFLNFAQNVIFDSHLTERARQGRLFTFLFNNFFSGKDLLGIGIDDRTALGISPDGITEVFGSGSVLFVTKDEQSKYFQYDSTLTIDNLRADLLIDGWKYNIDRRRIETIPNSAKEISMQSDSDIIKNKIILISGNEINQNAKKNILAESQELLNKNILIISNNGFSENSEIVNNFLDSCGFTSTTIYISEDELNSNVFANKINEAQVFIFYGDSLDLLSKLGNPEFIVSEAFQNSVKQNKTLMFIGDCGKIISEKFVDYEIDDIYASYYGRMNLKQGLNLTNDFVYQPSIFVNSDYFENNMSAVFYNQMRNKKKYGIYVDGNDKVTLDFENSNLSGNCKTPFIIIDATETTHIDSSKYKASSNSGTRQIVALNNLRISLTNNSNFQYSLINRNFGIINSINVNDEILKKNIFTLEQNYPNPFNPNTTINYSIPNVGSDFSLSNATLKVYDILGREVAELVNQKQNPGNYKIQFDGRNLPSGIYFYTLHTNNFSITKSMVLLK from the coding sequence TTGTCTACCAACATTTTTAAAACAATTCTAATATTCTTCATATTTTATAATTCGATTTATTCTCAAGGATATATTTGTGCAATTGGCGGAGGCTCGGAAGATTATAATGATTGGAGCGACAAACCATATTCGTGGATTGTTGAAAAATCAAATTTTGGAAAAGTTTTAGTTCTATCAGTAAATTCTGAAACAAACTGGATTCCAAATTACTTTATTTCCTTTGGTGCAGATACTTCTTACAATCTTATGATAAATTCTAAAAGCAAAGCAAATCTCCAATCGAATTATGACGAAATTATTTCCGCAAAAGCAATTTTTATTAAGGGCGGGGATCAATGGGATTATGTTCGTTTTTGGAAAGGTACTAAAGTTGATTCTGCAATAAATTATGTCTTTCAAAATGGAGGAGTAATAGCAGGAACAAGCGCCGGAGCTGCTGTGCTTGGAGAATCTGATTTTAGTGCAAAAAATGGAACAGTTTATTCTGATGAAGCTTTGCAGGATCCTTTTAATAATTATATGCAGTTTGAAGCATCATTTTTAAATTTTGCCCAAAATGTAATTTTCGATTCTCACTTAACTGAAAGAGCAAGGCAAGGAAGATTATTCACATTTCTATTTAATAATTTTTTCAGCGGTAAAGATTTGTTGGGAATTGGAATTGATGATCGCACTGCACTTGGTATTTCTCCCGATGGAATAACAGAAGTTTTTGGAAGCGGTTCAGTTCTCTTTGTTACAAAGGATGAACAATCAAAATATTTTCAATACGATAGCACATTAACAATCGATAATTTGCGTGCTGATTTACTTATTGATGGCTGGAAGTACAATATTGATCGGCGTAGAATCGAAACTATTCCAAATTCTGCAAAAGAAATATCGATGCAAAGTGATTCGGATATTATTAAAAATAAAATAATATTAATTAGCGGAAATGAAATTAATCAAAATGCTAAAAAAAATATTTTAGCTGAATCTCAAGAATTATTAAATAAAAATATTTTAATTATTTCAAATAACGGATTTTCAGAAAATTCGGAGATAGTAAATAATTTTTTAGATTCGTGCGGATTTACATCAACTACAATTTACATTTCAGAAGATGAATTAAATTCAAATGTATTTGCTAACAAAATTAATGAAGCTCAGGTTTTTATTTTTTACGGAGATTCACTTGACTTATTAAGTAAATTAGGAAATCCGGAATTTATTGTTTCTGAAGCATTTCAAAATTCAGTGAAACAAAACAAAACCCTTATGTTTATTGGCGATTGCGGAAAAATTATTTCAGAAAAATTTGTTGATTATGAAATAGATGATATTTATGCTTCGTATTATGGAAGAATGAATTTGAAACAAGGATTAAATTTAACAAATGATTTTGTTTACCAACCTTCAATCTTTGTTAATAGTGATTATTTTGAAAATAATATGAGCGCGGTGTTTTACAATCAAATGCGGAATAAAAAAAAGTATGGAATTTATGTTGATGGAAACGATAAAGTTACTTTAGATTTTGAGAATTCCAATTTATCAGGGAATTGCAAAACTCCATTTATTATAATTGATGCGACTGAAACGACACATATTGATTCTTCAAAATATAAAGCTTCATCTAATTCTGGAACTCGGCAAATTGTTGCATTGAATAATTTGAGAATATCATTAACAAATAATTCTAATTTTCAATATTCATTGATAAATAGAAACTTCGGGATAATTAATTCGATAAATGTTAATGATGAGATTCTAAAAAAAAATATTTTTACTTTGGAACAAAATTATCCTAATCCGTTTAATCCAAACACAACAATAAATTATTCAATTCCAAATGTAGGTTCAGACTTTAGTCTGAGCAATGCAACACTAAAAGTTTATGATATTTTAGGAAGAGAAGTTGCAGAATTAGTAAACCAAAAACAAAATCCCGGAAATTATAAAATTCAATTTGATGGAAGAAATCTTCCAAGCGGTATATATTTTTATACGTTACACACAAATAATTTTTCGATAACAAAATCAATGGTTTTGCTAAAATGA
- a CDS encoding PorV/PorQ family protein, with the protein MKKLLLIISSLITANFVFAQNPNLGTSGAQFLQIPVGARAEAMGGAIIGITNDASSVFWNPAGIAKINNVQAHFSYMNWFDLFDFNAASLISSIENVGTFGASIIVFSTDKMEITTEEEPNGTGRFFDGGDVALSLSYARNLTDRFTVGLSVKYISQRIWNETADAFAFDIGTQYLLDFQNLTIAMSMTNFGPDTKFDGTDLDFTYKKDDDYPLSRLVPSRLSTDEFPLPLNFQIGIGFDILKYDFVKMIGAIDVTHPNDNKERAHFGTELSFFDRFFIRGGYKYNYSDQDFTFGAGANIIFENTSVNFDYAYSLYDILPSVHRISIGLGF; encoded by the coding sequence ATGAAAAAACTGCTTCTGATTATTAGCTCTTTAATTACTGCAAATTTTGTGTTTGCGCAAAATCCAAACCTCGGAACATCTGGAGCACAATTTCTGCAAATACCGGTTGGAGCAAGAGCTGAAGCAATGGGGGGAGCGATTATCGGAATTACAAATGATGCTTCATCTGTATTTTGGAATCCCGCCGGAATTGCAAAAATCAATAATGTTCAAGCTCATTTTTCATATATGAATTGGTTTGATCTTTTTGATTTTAATGCGGCTTCATTAATTTCGAGTATAGAAAATGTTGGAACTTTTGGCGCGTCGATAATTGTTTTCAGTACGGATAAAATGGAAATTACAACTGAAGAAGAACCGAATGGAACCGGAAGATTTTTTGATGGCGGCGATGTTGCACTTTCTTTATCATACGCAAGAAATTTAACAGATCGTTTTACAGTTGGTTTATCAGTAAAATATATTTCTCAACGAATTTGGAATGAAACTGCCGATGCATTTGCATTTGATATTGGTACACAATATTTATTGGATTTTCAAAATTTAACAATTGCAATGAGTATGACAAATTTCGGTCCGGATACTAAATTTGACGGAACCGATCTTGATTTTACTTATAAAAAAGATGATGATTATCCATTAAGCAGATTAGTGCCAAGCAGACTATCGACAGATGAATTTCCATTACCATTAAATTTTCAAATAGGAATTGGTTTTGATATTTTAAAATATGATTTCGTTAAAATGATTGGCGCAATTGATGTAACACATCCCAATGATAATAAGGAACGTGCACATTTTGGAACTGAACTTTCATTCTTTGATAGATTTTTTATTCGCGGCGGGTATAAGTATAATTATAGTGATCAAGATTTTACATTTGGTGCCGGTGCAAATATAATTTTTGAAAATACATCTGTAAATTTTGATTATGCATATTCACTTTATGATATTCTTCCAAGTGTACATAGAATTTCAATTGGACTTGGTTTTTAA
- a CDS encoding TonB-dependent receptor, with translation MKKLFFLLLLLPFILFGGVTGKISGSIKDAQTGEPLIGANILIEGMNIGAATNIDGEFVILNIPPKKYNVKISFIGYETTIIKDVSIVVDQTTQLNIELNPQSIQVQDIVVTAKTPLIQKDVTSSISVVTREEIESLPVQTFTELLSLQAGVVGSGSNLHIRGGRSNEVAYMIDGTLVVDPLLGGLATQINNDAIQEMSLLSGTFNAEYGNALSGVVNIVTRDGADKYSGKLEARTSEFGIERYSDLHENRINGSLSGPIFSPEFNFFITGEIDKRGSYLPFGFDDNKSFFAKISTTAISNIKISLTNRGSLGKNQNYSHSYKYVPDQYLVTNSDSWQSTLALTHTIANNFFYDVKFSYFNQGYYSGVGKDTSEYLGTSDFQYFEDYGDGFEFYSLANPLELVDARTATADFKTDAVWQIGSVNEVKLGLAFKKHWVKLYEIYDPKRNFPYIDNYYVKPFEGAAYIQDKIELPYLVINLGLRFDYINANAEFRDDALKPNSVVKVKSRSQFSPRFGIAHPISDKTKLHFSYGHFFQNPDFQYLFENKQYDLNVREPLFGQPDLDAQRTISYEVGIAHQFTDRIALNLTSYYRDITGLIGTRYYFPFVDGRYTGYTLYVNEDYANVKGFELTLDIRPDKYFSGGLTYTYSVAKGSASSETEQYPGTEESTQLYFLDFDRPHVFNASLTYIIPEDEGLNLFGANIFENMDFSLIFKASSGAPYTPGGRDVGFVEKNSLRQPGVYNLDLMFGKEFNIYDDISLRVFAEILNLTDHRNILYVYSDTGDPEITLQGDYSIEYMKDPSNFGPPRSVRLGFTFRFN, from the coding sequence ATGAAAAAATTATTTTTTCTGCTTTTGCTTTTACCATTTATTCTTTTTGGCGGTGTTACCGGAAAAATTTCCGGATCAATAAAAGATGCTCAAACAGGCGAACCATTAATTGGTGCAAATATTTTAATTGAAGGAATGAATATTGGCGCAGCTACAAACATTGATGGTGAATTCGTAATTTTAAATATTCCCCCCAAAAAATATAATGTTAAAATAAGTTTCATCGGCTACGAAACAACAATAATAAAAGATGTTTCAATAGTTGTAGATCAAACAACACAACTTAATATTGAATTAAATCCTCAATCAATTCAAGTGCAGGACATTGTTGTTACTGCAAAAACTCCATTGATACAGAAAGATGTTACAAGCAGTATCTCAGTTGTAACTCGTGAGGAAATTGAATCTTTACCGGTTCAAACATTTACTGAATTGCTTTCTCTTCAAGCCGGCGTTGTTGGAAGCGGTTCTAACCTTCATATAAGAGGCGGAAGATCAAACGAAGTTGCTTATATGATTGACGGAACTTTGGTTGTTGATCCTTTGCTTGGCGGACTTGCAACTCAAATTAATAATGATGCAATTCAAGAAATGAGTTTATTAAGCGGAACATTCAATGCGGAATATGGAAATGCTTTAAGCGGTGTTGTGAATATAGTTACACGTGATGGAGCAGATAAATATTCCGGTAAATTAGAAGCTAGAACAAGTGAATTCGGAATTGAAAGATATTCTGATTTACATGAAAATAGAATTAACGGAAGTTTAAGCGGACCAATATTTTCGCCGGAATTTAATTTTTTCATAACGGGAGAAATTGATAAAAGAGGAAGTTATCTTCCGTTCGGTTTTGATGATAATAAATCCTTCTTTGCAAAAATTTCTACAACTGCAATTTCCAATATTAAAATTTCATTAACAAATAGAGGAAGTTTAGGTAAAAATCAAAATTACAGTCATTCTTATAAATATGTGCCGGATCAATATCTTGTAACAAATTCGGATAGCTGGCAAAGTACATTGGCTCTAACTCATACTATTGCAAATAATTTTTTCTATGATGTAAAATTTTCATATTTCAATCAAGGTTATTATTCCGGTGTTGGAAAAGATACTTCAGAATATTTAGGCACAAGTGATTTCCAATATTTTGAAGATTATGGCGATGGTTTTGAATTTTATAGTTTGGCAAATCCATTGGAATTGGTAGATGCTAGAACAGCAACTGCTGATTTTAAAACTGATGCGGTTTGGCAGATAGGTTCAGTTAATGAAGTAAAATTAGGATTAGCATTTAAAAAACATTGGGTAAAATTGTATGAAATTTATGATCCCAAAAGAAATTTTCCTTACATAGATAATTATTATGTCAAACCGTTTGAAGGCGCAGCTTATATTCAAGATAAAATTGAACTTCCATATTTAGTTATAAATTTGGGTTTACGATTTGATTATATCAATGCCAATGCAGAGTTTAGAGATGATGCATTAAAACCTAATTCTGTAGTAAAAGTAAAATCACGTTCACAATTTTCTCCAAGGTTTGGAATTGCTCATCCGATTTCCGATAAAACAAAATTACATTTTTCATACGGACATTTTTTCCAAAATCCGGATTTCCAATATTTATTTGAAAACAAACAATATGATTTAAATGTACGTGAACCACTTTTTGGTCAGCCAGATTTAGATGCACAAAGAACAATCTCATACGAAGTAGGGATTGCTCATCAATTCACAGATAGAATTGCGCTAAATTTAACTTCATATTACAGAGATATAACCGGATTGATTGGGACGAGATATTATTTTCCATTTGTTGATGGAAGATATACCGGATATACACTTTACGTTAATGAAGATTATGCAAACGTAAAAGGTTTTGAATTAACATTAGACATTCGTCCGGATAAATATTTCTCCGGAGGATTGACTTATACATATTCAGTTGCAAAAGGAAGTGCATCTTCTGAAACCGAACAATATCCGGGAACGGAAGAATCAACTCAGCTATACTTTTTAGATTTCGATAGACCGCATGTTTTCAATGCAAGCCTAACTTACATTATTCCGGAGGATGAAGGTCTAAATTTATTTGGTGCAAATATTTTTGAGAATATGGATTTTAGTTTAATCTTCAAAGCTAGCTCCGGAGCTCCATATACACCGGGAGGAAGAGACGTTGGGTTTGTTGAAAAAAATTCTCTACGTCAACCGGGTGTTTATAATTTAGATTTAATGTTCGGCAAAGAATTTAATATTTATGATGACATTTCATTAAGAGTTTTTGCAGAAATATTAAATTTAACAGACCATAGAAATATTCTATACGTTTATTCAGATACCGGCGATCCCGAAATTACACTTCAAGGTGACTACTCAATTGAGTATATGAAAGATCCATCGAATTTTGGTCCGCCAAGATCAGTGAGATTAGGATTTACTTTTAGATTTAATTAA
- a CDS encoding MurR/RpiR family transcriptional regulator yields the protein MDRYKQIKEKIQHSYKELPKNHKNIADYVINNFDKIPFLNVQDLSKSTDASVASIVRFAQRIGFKGFSELRDEIALSLQKELQNKEIFPLFEKHRIEEDLLTEVASMDIKNINDTLNLIERKNFNYTIERILNAKIVNTAGLGISYLLAEILAYQLNQIGVNSSVLKHTHTLFHEQILFMDSKDLLIVFSFPPYSKETIEVAQFAHEKKIDVISITNEAASPVTFFSKSSLIVNSENMLFTNSFAAISVLINAIATACAIKDKSRAKKILKESEAIMVSQNLTIFKSSK from the coding sequence ATGGATCGATACAAACAAATAAAAGAAAAAATTCAGCATAGTTATAAAGAATTACCTAAGAATCATAAGAACATTGCGGATTATGTAATTAATAACTTTGATAAAATTCCTTTTCTAAATGTTCAAGATTTATCTAAAAGTACAGATGCAAGTGTTGCTTCTATTGTTAGATTTGCACAACGAATTGGGTTTAAAGGTTTTAGTGAATTAAGAGATGAAATAGCTTTATCACTTCAGAAAGAATTGCAAAACAAAGAAATCTTTCCTCTATTTGAAAAACACCGAATAGAGGAAGATTTACTTACTGAAGTTGCAAGTATGGATATAAAAAATATTAATGATACTTTAAATTTAATTGAACGAAAAAATTTTAATTATACAATTGAACGAATTTTAAATGCTAAAATTGTAAACACTGCCGGATTAGGGATTTCATATTTGTTGGCGGAGATACTGGCATATCAGCTTAATCAAATTGGAGTTAATTCATCAGTTCTAAAACACACTCATACATTATTTCATGAGCAGATATTGTTTATGGACTCAAAAGATTTGCTTATTGTATTTTCTTTTCCACCATACTCAAAGGAAACAATTGAAGTTGCACAATTTGCTCATGAAAAAAAAATTGATGTAATTTCAATTACGAATGAAGCAGCTTCTCCGGTTACATTTTTTTCAAAATCAAGTTTGATTGTGAACAGCGAAAATATGTTATTCACAAATTCATTTGCTGCAATTTCAGTTTTGATTAATGCTATTGCAACTGCGTGTGCTATTAAGGATAAATCGCGCGCAAAGAAAATTCTTAAAGAATCTGAAGCAATAATGGTTTCACAAAATCTAACAATTTTTAAGAGTTCAAAATGA
- a CDS encoding T9SS type A sorting domain-containing protein: MKKAILLFTFFLLNIISFNPKTNAQVDLYIGKLNVYVTEYGRIAIYTMPDTIRQIYRVTTLVGTGEDAVFDYDNDVEIEEDTQLLTNPTFGDFEIYGSFNNDYSGLPPSIFQKQNVYCWQDQNYIIAKYTLISRETNAIDAIVGLDIITEVEGTYAGGDTVKYDSDSKILTVKKTEAVGFKSLNNDFKSLKSFVWYEDYQVDSSYNNWLNYNSYDSPFVINATDPIVDAPVLIPAYNSRTISSGDSVVIYLAIAYGETEEAMLASLAQAQEKYDMLTDVKSDIKNIPSSYSLNQNYPNPFNPSTTISFGLPEKSEVTLKIYNMLGEEVAQILNQTLDAGNHSVNFDASMLSSGMYVYSLQTNKQFLTKKMSLIK, translated from the coding sequence ATGAAAAAGGCGATACTTTTATTTACCTTTTTTCTTTTAAATATCATAAGCTTTAATCCAAAGACAAATGCTCAAGTTGATTTGTACATTGGTAAATTAAATGTTTATGTAACTGAATATGGCAGAATAGCAATTTATACAATGCCGGATACAATTCGTCAAATTTATAGAGTCACAACTTTAGTTGGAACTGGAGAAGATGCGGTTTTCGATTATGATAATGATGTTGAAATTGAAGAAGATACACAATTACTTACAAATCCAACTTTTGGCGATTTTGAAATTTATGGAAGTTTCAATAATGATTACTCCGGATTACCCCCAAGTATATTTCAAAAACAAAATGTTTATTGCTGGCAAGATCAAAACTATATAATAGCAAAATACACACTCATTAGTAGAGAGACAAATGCAATTGATGCAATAGTTGGGCTTGATATTATTACAGAAGTTGAAGGAACATATGCCGGCGGAGATACAGTTAAGTATGATAGCGATTCCAAAATTCTTACAGTAAAGAAAACAGAAGCGGTTGGATTCAAATCGCTGAATAATGATTTTAAATCTTTAAAATCTTTTGTTTGGTATGAAGATTATCAAGTTGATTCATCTTATAACAATTGGTTAAATTATAATTCTTATGATAGTCCATTCGTAATTAATGCAACTGATCCGATTGTTGATGCTCCGGTTTTAATTCCAGCTTACAATTCAAGAACTATTTCTTCCGGTGATTCGGTAGTTATTTATCTTGCAATTGCGTATGGAGAAACAGAAGAAGCAATGTTGGCAAGTTTGGCCCAAGCTCAAGAAAAATATGATATGTTGACCGATGTAAAATCTGATATAAAAAATATTCCGTCATCATATTCGTTAAATCAAAATTATCCTAATCCATTTAATCCATCAACAACAATTTCTTTTGGATTGCCGGAGAAATCAGAAGTTACTCTAAAAATTTATAATATGCTTGGTGAAGAAGTTGCCCAAATTTTGAATCAAACTTTAGATGCTGGAAATCATTCAGTTAATTTTGATGCAAGTATGCTTTCATCTGGAATGTACGTTTATAGTTTGCAGACAAATAAACAATTTTTAACTAAGAAAATGTCATTGATAAAATAA
- the yfcC gene encoding putative basic amino acid antiporter YfcC, producing MSVVKKKYKFKVPNTYLLIFLILVFIAVLTWIIPGGQYERIVKDGREVVVQNSFKFIDNNPQGFFAVFIAPLKGFVEAALIIGFILIVGGAFNVLAKTDAINSFINKLVAAHNKSQLLRTFFIPLLLLMFSLGGATFGMNEEIIPFVLILVPVAIALGYDSIVGVAIPLVGAHIGFASAFLNPFNVGIAQGIADVPLFSGIGYRVISWAISTTVAILFLLYYVKRLSKNPSISPMYNEDLARKQNENFNQNNSNSVFSKKHKLVLLTFLLSLVMLVIGVIQFGWYIEEIAGMFFIMGIFVGIIGGLSGDTIIKSFVEGAKDLVGTALIVALARATLVISRDGQIIDTVLFELSPYIQSSSPIFASQKMFFVQAIINFFVHSGSGQAALTMPIMATLADLAGVSRQTAILAFQFGEYTNIIIPTSAVTMGALSMAKVPWEKWAKWVLPLQIILMLLGFLLLIPPNLIGWQ from the coding sequence ATGAGTGTAGTAAAAAAGAAATATAAATTTAAAGTTCCGAATACTTATCTTCTTATATTTCTCATTCTTGTATTCATTGCAGTTCTTACTTGGATAATTCCCGGCGGACAATATGAAAGAATTGTAAAGGACGGACGTGAAGTAGTTGTCCAAAATTCTTTTAAATTTATTGATAATAATCCTCAAGGATTTTTTGCTGTATTTATTGCTCCATTAAAAGGATTTGTTGAGGCTGCTTTAATTATTGGTTTTATTCTAATTGTTGGCGGAGCTTTTAATGTTCTTGCCAAAACCGATGCTATAAATTCGTTTATAAATAAATTAGTTGCGGCGCACAATAAATCGCAATTATTGCGAACTTTTTTTATTCCTTTACTTTTGCTAATGTTCTCTTTAGGCGGAGCAACATTTGGAATGAATGAAGAAATAATTCCATTTGTACTAATTTTAGTTCCGGTTGCAATTGCATTGGGATATGATTCAATAGTTGGAGTTGCAATTCCGCTTGTTGGTGCACACATTGGTTTTGCAAGCGCATTCTTAAATCCGTTTAATGTTGGTATTGCACAAGGAATTGCAGATGTTCCATTGTTTTCCGGAATTGGCTACAGAGTTATAAGCTGGGCAATTTCAACAACTGTTGCAATACTTTTTTTATTGTATTACGTAAAACGACTTTCCAAAAATCCTTCGATTAGTCCGATGTACAATGAAGATTTAGCAAGAAAGCAAAATGAAAATTTTAATCAAAATAATAGCAATTCTGTATTTTCAAAAAAACATAAATTAGTTTTGTTAACATTTCTTTTATCACTTGTAATGCTTGTAATTGGAGTAATTCAGTTTGGCTGGTATATTGAAGAAATTGCCGGAATGTTTTTTATTATGGGAATTTTTGTTGGAATTATCGGAGGATTATCTGGAGATACAATAATTAAAAGTTTTGTTGAAGGAGCAAAAGATTTGGTTGGCACAGCTCTAATTGTAGCATTGGCGAGAGCTACTTTGGTAATTTCAAGAGACGGACAAATTATTGATACTGTACTTTTTGAATTGTCGCCATATATTCAATCATCGTCACCAATTTTTGCATCGCAGAAAATGTTTTTTGTTCAGGCAATTATAAATTTCTTTGTACATTCCGGAAGCGGACAAGCAGCTTTAACCATGCCGATTATGGCTACGCTTGCTGATTTAGCCGGAGTATCAAGACAAACTGCAATTCTTGCATTTCAATTTGGTGAATATACAAATATTATTATTCCAACTTCTGCAGTTACTATGGGCGCTCTCTCAATGGCAAAGGTTCCTTGGGAGAAATGGGCAAAGTGGGTTTTACCGCTTCAAATAATTTTAATGTTATTGGGATTTCTTTTATTAATTCCGCCCAATTTAATTGGGTGGCAATAA